Within the Oryzias melastigma strain HK-1 linkage group LG8, ASM292280v2, whole genome shotgun sequence genome, the region gGCAAACTAGATTTAAAGAACACTtgttaaccatcattagctttaaactaactagaagctagatatatagcattacctgctataatgcctatattagccaaaatacctagcatgcagccgaaatattagctaaacctcaaatttgcctaaaaacaaaaaaataaaaaaatagaaaaaaatcgcTAGCGtttagctgaaatagtagctaaacttcaaattagcctaaaaaacctttaaaaatgccgtaatagtccaaaaagctagcagaatgtcattataactttccactttactacactctgactccatataatataaagtaacgattaatcgactattttaatagtcgattaatcgtcgattagtcgactaatcgtggcagccctaaagtGAAGCCGACTTCAGATGTTTGCTCCTCCTCGTCCAGCCTCAGTGAAGCAGAGAACTCAAGAACCGAACCAGCAGATTCCCGTCGTGCTTCTCACTAAACTCTCCTCCTCCGTCGTGTTCCCACAGGAGTCCTCCTCCCACCTCCAAACGGCAGACGCAGCGGAGGCCTTGAGAACCGTCAGCCTCCAGCAGGAGAAGGTCGGCGAGCTGGAGGCTCGCGTCGACGCTTTGGAGGAGGATCAGAGCCAGCTGGCCGAGCTCAGAGAGTTCATCGCTGACCGAGGTGAGGGGGCGGACCGAGGTGAGGGGGCGGAGACATGACTGTGATGAGTGTTGAAGTTACAGTGtaaaagatttagtgtttaggtgttaaagggttaaagacccactctgatgaaaactgtttttgacacgttcttctggtatttttctgattaaagaaaaattaacaaaaaattgcatttctgattatttcttaattaaaataaatcgggagaagacaaaaaaatatacagtttgaaaaagattgtagaaAATATGTTGGGCGGGGCctcaagctccttgctccgcccctttctgatgcatccactgtcagacaaatagatccatgaacgtctttgttttcctcgcctgagcgGGAATCTGATAGCCAAGTTCACagtagagagtgtaaacagatgggtggtgggaaatgggggcggggctgttttgcacccacaactcaaagatgaatttctaataaactcttgccgctctacagaaactatgtcctacaaaactACACGTTTTTAGATTTAGGCTGAAATCAACACAATTATGAATTAAACCACTGGGAAACCTGAAGgcgggctgcacagtggcgcaagtggttagcgctctcgcctcacagcgagaaggccccggttcgaatcccggctgggacctttctgtgtggagtttgcatgtgtgggttttcaccggggactccggcttcctcccaccgtccaaaaacatgcttcataggttaattggtgactctaaattgtccctaggtgtgaatgtgagagtggatgtgtgtgtgattgaggccctgagacagactggcgacctgtccagggtgtaccccgccttcgcccttcagtagccgggataggctccggcacccccgcgaccccgaaagggacacatcggtcaggaaaatggatggatggatggaaacctGAAGGCCAATCACATtcaggaaatgcaaaaaaatcgATACTTTTTCAGCGTCGGAGAGCATCTGAGCGCGCTCAGACTGAAGGCATCATCTCTGTTCAGTTTGACAGAataatttgtgaataaaaatgtaaaatgaggATTGATCCTATTTAGTTTTATTGACAAATGACAGCCATCAAGGACCCTGTCTTCTGATCCGTccagatttattttgaattccCAGAGCCCCTCCCCTCCACAGTAATAAACTGAAATGAATCTGCTGCTCGTTTCCCTGATCATCTCTAAAATGATGAGGAGCTTCGTTAATCTGCTGCTCTAACAAGTCAACGTGTTCTCGTTTGTCCAGGAAACCAGGAGCAGCTGATGGAGGAGCTGAACCAGCAGAGAGCGCTGATCGAGAGCCTGATGAGCGAACATGACAAGGTGAGACAGGCTCCTCCCTCGCcgtctgctctgctgctgacgGCCTGACGTCTCCGCCCACAGCTGGACAGCCTGGAGGAGATGCTGCTGAAGCCGGACGCCTCCGAGGAGACGTCGGACCGAGCGGACGCCGACAGCAAGGAGCTCAGACTGCAGGTGTCGCATCTCAGGTAAACTTGGAGGGGTGGAGGAGGTGGCGTGCAGCCGTCACGGCGTCAGAGCGACCTCAGATGTTTAGTTCCAGCTTTAGTTTGAGCTGAAACGTCACTTTCTTCATCTTTGTTTGCTTAAAGTAACAAGTATGATGGGATTTTtctgccaccatattgcaaagtcacacttttgaaaacaacattttctaaatttctaatgaaatgtaaagtgttaaggATAAAAATTcatagtttgaaaataaaaatatgtaatatttgttatttgctttcaaaatatcaactctttttttctttttgagcaaACAGttcttaaagaaaatcaaactttacaaatattttggcCCAGAGGATTCATAGATTACACAGGACTAGTTAGTGTAATGTCAGAAgataaactttagtttttctacGGTTTCAGGAGATTCTCAGGCatacatttacaaatttaacaaaataaaatataaaaaatgctaaaaaaataaaataaaataaaaagtattcattattaaaagagCCTGTTCAACACATGAGTCTCAGTAACAGACACCATGTGAAATAAATATGGCAATTTGATTGGATAAAATCAAGATCAATCGgcacaaacatgacaaacaaaaatgctaaatcaaAGATAGGGGATAAGCGAGATGAAGCGCAacgcatctaaaaacatttttgttgcaaacgtgaaaaatatttttgaaagcaaatattaaatatctgtatttgcaaattatgaattttattcttaacatttttcattttctttgcaatttagaacattttgatctcaaaactttAGCTCTCAATTTGGTGGCACAACAATCCCTCCATAAACACGGAGAAGTGTGATCTGCTGCTGGACACCAACATCCTCCAGGAGGAGATCCAGACTCAGTCAGGAGAGTTTTGCTGTTCCTCCTCTGGGATGCAGCTGCATGACTGAAGCTCTCTGAGTCGTTCTCCTGTCCAGGAGGTGTGTCCATCAGCTGGAGGAGGACCTGAAGCATCTGACACAGAGACAGGACTTGTGTGAGGAGACGACAGCCAAGCAGAACTTCCAGGTCCAGGTCAGCCTCCAGTGGGCTTCAGGCTCCACGCTGTGTAGAATGTTCTGGAACAGACCCGGTTCTTCCTGCTCTCCTCAGCTGGATGAGCTGCACGGCATGCTGGAGGACTTCATCCTGTCCCTGACCTCCCACCTGTCCGGCAGCGTGGACGACGAGGTCGAACAGGACCAGAACCAAAGCCCGGATCCCAAGCAGAGCCCCCAGAGCACCAGGAGGTCGGCCTTCACCGTCAAAACCGTAAACGTGTGCAGGAAGCTCACCCTTCTGATCCAGCGCTGCCAGCACCTGGAGGACTCTGTGAAGCTCCTCCTGGGTGAGGGCGGGGCGCCGCCGAGGGGCAGAGATCCGGACGGAGAGGACGGTCAGGTCAGAACCACGGAGGTCGTCCCTCTGCAGCCTCTGCTCTAAGctggagtgggcggggcttctggaGGAGTGGCGGAAACGTTTCTGCTCTTTCAGAAGCTGAGCGACGTGCAGAGGAGCATCCTCCACCTTCAGGCCGACTGCGAGAAGCTGCAGGAGGCGACCACGCTTCTGCGCGACGACAGCCGGCGGAAGCACCAGCGCATCGAGGTAAACGACGGCGTGGTTACTTCTCTGCGGCGTGCACGGCTCACTTATTGTCCAAATGATGATCCCTTCAGATTCAGAGAGATTTACTCATCACTTTTCTCGTGCAGGAGCTCTACAAGATGACAGAGGAGCTGAGTGTGAGGAAGGCCGACAAGCAGATGGTGGAAGATGAAATCGTATGTTCAGAGTCATTCCAGAAGCACAAAACAGCGACGTTAGCGCAGCATCACTAGTTTTATACATCTTAATCGAGGAAACTCAGCTGCATTTAGGACAGAAATACAAGAAGAATAATAGAAAAGTTGCGATACCTGAGATAATTCTGATGCTGAAGCTTTGGCTGAACATGATGATgcagtttactttaattgctgaagggatttgctgaaaatgcaaaagcagtttgcaaaatgctaaatttgctaaaagactgtgAATTTTGTTAAAACACTAGGAAAGagagctgaagttgacctaaacttctgaaaatttgtagtaaaattgttaaaaatcctcaattcGTGCCAATTTTGCCAGATATTTTGTGTGTTcctaaatatgagctaagctacaaattagcccaaaaaacttcagtagaggcccaattagcaaaagaaaaaaaaaacaacttgttgcttaaatactagctaaactctaaaatagtaaaaaattcctcagttaactaaattagtcaaaaacgtagctaaaatagaaactaaattcTCATATAGCCTATAAAATCAtcagtaggtaacaaattagccaaaaatgttagcatgttgctaaaatattagctaaagtctgaattagcccaaaaaccttttgccaaattaaaaaaaaaaagctaacacgttgcttaaatagcagctaatctccaaaataccctaaaatttatcagtaaacgaaattagtcaaaaatgttagcctgttgctaaaatagaggcttAACTCTAAGTTAGCCTCAGGAGATGCTAAATTACACAAAtgagctagcatgatgctaatataGCAGCTcaagtcaaaaaaatgtttttaattactataaaagatgaaaacatagcccacaaatatttataaaggCTTGTTTGGAAATCTCAgttaaaaatactgatttgaAAACTTTCTTATTCGCTTCCTGTtgggcatattttgctaaatttttcaaaaactgtaaagtttatgaataccaaaaatacaaaagtaatgtcctgaacgagcttaatgttttgataccaagattgacgaaagtgtgattgagtttttcagtcttttctgCCAGTTATTGGTCCGTTCTTGGATGTAATCCTTCAAAACCGCCGCAGAACGACGACAGCTTTATGTTTCCTTTACGTCCTCCTCATCTTTACGTCTCCTCGCTCCTGCAGGGAGCAGACAAAACGGCTCTGGAGAACAAAGTGAGCCGGCTCCAGTTCGACACGACCATGGAGCAGCTGAACGCCATGTTCCACGACCTGCTGAACAAAGTGACGGACCAGGAGCAGGACTGGCACAGCGTCATGGACAAGCTGTCCTCCGAGATGGAGTGTAAGGTATGGATGAAAGGGACGTCCCAGATTCTTCTGGCAGGAAGACCAAAACAgaacacttttactttgaaaggtcAGATTCAGAATAATAGAAAAGATGAAATCCTGAACCGATGCTTCCTGCAGCTCAACAGGATCGAGCTGGACTCCATGAAGAAGCAGCTGGAGGACCGCTGGAGGAACATCTACAAGACGCTGCAGGCGCAGGACGCTCCGGAGGCCGACGACGCCGCCGCCTTGAGGAAGTGAGTAAATCCTGACCGCCGTTTCTGCTGGAAGCTGTTTccttcaaagtcaaggcccgggggccggatccggccctccagatcattttattttattgttgttaatgacccgatgttatcttgcactcatttctaacgtgtataactttgacaaaatatatttttatggagaattttgaaagttatttaaggtttaagttgatttattctggaataatattcatgcatttttattattcatatttatgttaaaaagttacagttttaatgttttaaaaattggcattctgctaactttttggactattttggcatttactcatattttttaagttgttttggagtttatctaatatttcagctacatgctagctgtttgggctaatttaggctttttttcttcttcagttatttaggctatttgaagtttagctactttttcagctacatgctagctgtttttgttagcctaagttttttttttttttagattttttttttgggctaatttggcatttagataatattttatatggcattcagcttcagcgttttcaactatcagcttcagcgtcttcagctatcaacttcagcgttttccgctatcagcactagcatctttagcggccaaattcagcttacagcattcacaccagtattattgcaggtaattctaaatatctagtttataattatgttataaagtcatggttttaaagtttcaaaaatgtagttttagagttcaataaatgtttatcctgttcagcccgtaacctaaggtgtgtttggattttggccccttgtgtgactgagtttaacacccctgctgAAGGACTTTCTGCATCGACAGAAAGTTTCCTCTCAGGCTCTGCAGAAGCAGAGAGAACTGTCTTCAGGAAGTcaatccttcaaaataagagcctaAAGAGAACCTGTGCTCCCCCTGCAGGCAGCTGGTGGAGCGGTTCCACTGCCTCTCTTGTGACCGGCCCGTCCTGAAGCGAATCCCCACCTCGTGAGTCCAGATCCAGCACTGGTTCTGGTCTGAGCCGCTTCTAACTCTGCTTCTGTTCTCCCTCCAAAAAGCGTCACGGTGACTCTTCCGTCCTTCCCGCCATTTCCCTCCCGGAGGTCCCGGCGCGTCTACCCAGCGGAGGTGTCGCGCCAGCAGTACAGAAGGTGAGGCCCGCAGAGTGCTTGGCGCTTACGTTCCGTCTGCCGCCTCTAAGCTGCTCTCCCCGCCTCAGCCGGACTCTAGAACCGGGCCAGAACGGCTTCAGGCTGGCCTGCTTAGACTGGAGGAGGGCGGAGCTGCAGAGGAGCCACGCCGCCGTGTGCAGGCAGATCCACAGCTTAGAGAGGCTGAGGCAGCAGAACCAGATCAGACAGAACCCCACCAGGAGCACCGAGTCAGGTCCAGTCAGAGCAGAGGACAGCCGGCCCGCGGTACCGTCCTACTGTCAGGGCTGTGACATCACCACGGAGAGGTCATGAGGTCATGAGTGAagtgaaaagaataaaactgaTAGAAACCGTTCTGGTGGCGTTTCTGATGGTCCCACCTGGACCTCATTACTGAGGCAGTACTGAACTTTAGAAGGTGAGCTGAGTCAGAACCGGTCCTGTGCAGCGATTTGAGGAGAACTACTGATGCGAGTGTGTGACGGCGGATCAGAGCGGCGCTCTCACGGTTCTTCTGTGTCCGAGCAGCGAGCGGATCCCCGAGCTGGTGGAGTACGGACGCATGCTGATGTCCAGGAACTGCGGCGGGAGTCACACCAGCACCTCCACGCTGCAGCGCCGCAGCGGCCGGCAGCACACCAAGCTCAGCAGCCTGGCCGAGGCAGACGGCGCCGGCCAGGTAGACGCCGAGCGCAGAACCTCACGGTGCAGAACCGAGGAGCCAAAAACATCTGCAACGATGATCTTTAGATGAGCAAAAACTCTAGCAAGAGAAAtgaagaattcttattttaagaaatgacTTCTATTCACTTTCaagttttcttaaactaagattattttgcttttgaaaaactttcttgaaaaatatttttttttgcaagacaaaaataagacacactTTCTTCTTGGAAAAAGAGTTTACTTCAGTCCtcggatggacggacggatggagctttatttaaaaagtgcttcacaataaaagaaagttcaaaatttggcaaattaagaccacaatttaaaaaaacagcataaaatcatgaaaagtaataaaatacataaaagacaaataagaatgcagttaaagaaaatgaaatgcaaTCGGAGCATTAAGTCATTGTAAAAAGGTGAGTTTGTCATTTTAAGGTCTGATATCAGTTctgcaggaatgttattccataACTGAAGACCGGCAATAGAAAAAGCATGAACACCTCAGTGTTTCTGCTGTGACCTTTGGTGACCTGAGCTCCAGAAGCAGATATTGGTTAGCCGACATCAAAACTCTAGAACGTCTGCAGTCAGTTCAAATCTCAGTTCagtaaaactggaaaaaaccataaagagatttaaaaacaaaccgcAAAAGTTTGTACTGATTTCTAAAATGAACATGGAGACAGTGAAGTGGACTGAGTACCAGGGATGTGTACAAATACTTTATTAGACCCCGGGGAAATGTCAGGGCTGTTCATTACCCCCCACAGCAGAATCACACTCAAAATAAGCAGCATTATTAAAAagacatattaaaaaatactctaaGAAAACAGACTGTAAAGTAAATGGAGACAAAATAGACTAATTGAATAtttgcgtaattcttgatttgtaaatcATACAATAAATTTACATATTGTAATGACTGGAGCTGctgatcatgacgtgggacttgttttgaccaatcacaaaatccaactgtagtaactcgattcaacctgtagggggcagcaaacaggcggttttagactatattttcaagtgTTTAACTGTCAAAAATTTGTCAATgatcaacagacagcacttttaaagccagatttatagaagtcaacagacaaaagtgtttggttaccctttaatgtgaagcaaaataggtttattttagggaaaaaatcgtatttttactttaaacaatcAGCAAACATCTTTCATTCTGTGAAGGCGACGTTCTCAGGTGATTTCTATCCTCTTCGTTTGGTCCGTGCAGGTGGACATCATCGGAGAGGACGGACGTTTGTACAGAGGTCGCCTGGACCTGCCGGAGACGAGGAGCCCAGACTCCAAACTGCCCACAATCAAAGACAGTGAGTCTGGACCGTCGGACGGACTCTTATAGCCCAAATTTAGGATTACTGAGAGGAAATACGACAAATAGAAAAGCTGGTTGAGCCACAGATATAACGTCATTTAGTTTTTCCATTTAAGTTTGattcttttgaacaaaaaaaggttttaagaaGTCACTTCTTTCAGAAACTCGACTGaatcaacgattattttaggataaaaatccataaataatgaaataaagaatCTCAAGTTTTCTTTGGACACAAAACAATAAGTAGATAAAATTACCAGCTGTTGTATTGTTGTTTTGACCTTAAAACTGACTTTTCTATTGTTGTTTGGAGAAGCTTTTGTTTCTCATCTGAACTTCATCAGGTCTTCTGTAAAGTGTCCCGCGGGATTCTAACCCCCCAAAATGCTCAAAGGACGACAGATGTAGTGATTTCATTGTTTTGATGCTCATT harbors:
- the LOC112146097 gene encoding glutamine-rich protein 2 isoform X5 — protein: MSERSISLNELLNLSIAPPRMNSVNYSALHALLLAVLQELGIQEQATPWRDFSPRCKAEEFSAPTLEEEKEEEELHITRQGREARGGLPSRIQSLEDGVSEAMALIQDLRTQVETLQQQMISPTDGGEAEEVKKCCVRVEVLEEDVKSLRNAFQSFPDPEQMSRMTRDVLQSVQLSDRGNLQQESSSHLQTADAAEALRTVSLQQEKVGELEARVDALEEDQSQLAELREFIADRGNQEQLMEELNQQRALIESLMSEHDKLDSLEEMLLKPDASEETSDRADADSKELRLQVSHLRRCVHQLEEDLKHLTQRQDLCEETTAKQNFQVQLDELHGMLEDFILSLTSHLSGSVDDEVEQDQNQSPDPKQSPQSTRRSAFTVKTVNVCRKLTLLIQRCQHLEDSVKLLLGEGGAPPRGRDPDGEDGQKLSDVQRSILHLQADCEKLQEATTLLRDDSRRKHQRIEELYKMTEELSVRKADKQMVEDEIGADKTALENKVSRLQFDTTMEQLNAMFHDLLNKVTDQEQDWHSVMDKLSSEMECKLNRIELDSMKKQLEDRWRNIYKTLQAQDAPEADDAAALRKQLVERFHCLSCDRPVLKRIPTSVTVTLPSFPPFPSRRSRRVYPAEVSRQQYRSRTLEPGQNGFRLACLDWRRAELQRSHAAVCRQIHSLERLRQQNQIRQNPTRSTESGPVRAEDSRPAVPSYCQGCDITTERS
- the LOC112146097 gene encoding glutamine-rich protein 2 isoform X1; amino-acid sequence: MSERSISLNELLNLSIAPPRMNSVNYSALHALLLAVLQELGIQEQATPWRDFSPRCKAEEFSAPTLEEEKEEEELHITRQGREARGGLPSRIQSLEDGVSEAMALIQDLRTQVETLQQQMISPTDGGEAEEVKKCCVRVEVLEEDVKSLRNAFQSFPDPEQMSRMTRDVLQSVQLSDRGNLQQESSSHLQTADAAEALRTVSLQQEKVGELEARVDALEEDQSQLAELREFIADRGNQEQLMEELNQQRALIESLMSEHDKLDSLEEMLLKPDASEETSDRADADSKELRLQVSHLRRCVHQLEEDLKHLTQRQDLCEETTAKQNFQVQLDELHGMLEDFILSLTSHLSGSVDDEVEQDQNQSPDPKQSPQSTRRSAFTVKTVNVCRKLTLLIQRCQHLEDSVKLLLGEGGAPPRGRDPDGEDGQKLSDVQRSILHLQADCEKLQEATTLLRDDSRRKHQRIEELYKMTEELSVRKADKQMVEDEIGADKTALENKVSRLQFDTTMEQLNAMFHDLLNKVTDQEQDWHSVMDKLSSEMECKLNRIELDSMKKQLEDRWRNIYKTLQAQDAPEADDAAALRKQLVERFHCLSCDRPVLKRIPTSVTVTLPSFPPFPSRRSRRVYPAEVSRQQYRSERIPELVEYGRMLMSRNCGGSHTSTSTLQRRSGRQHTKLSSLAEADGAGQVDIIGEDGRLYRGRLDLPETRSPDSKLPTIKDSAHRTKDRAKSSASLRPTPSPEGGQTSPVHQPAPSARSPQCSRSGESGTGVFTCFCLGRSGWSHGTPLPPCSLQLLWPGLARLGAGMLHVSELHQSGLRRRQQPGSSGQRSAQPVGGGAELYRVTRTCRVQLHPHFRL
- the LOC112146097 gene encoding glutamine-rich protein 2 isoform X4 translates to MSERSISLNELLNLSIAPPRMNSVNYSALHALLLAVLQELGIQEQATPWRDFSPRCKAEEFSAPTLEEEKEEEELHITRQGREARGGLPSRIQSLEDGVSEAMALIQDLRTQVETLQQQMISPTDGGEAEEVKKCCVRVEVLEEDVKSLRNAFQSFPDPEQMSRMTRDVLQSVQLSDRGNLQQESSSHLQTADAAEALRTVSLQQEKVGELEARVDALEEDQSQLAELREFIADRGNQEQLMEELNQQRALIESLMSEHDKLDSLEEMLLKPDASEETSDRADADSKELRLQVSHLRRCVHQLEEDLKHLTQRQDLCEETTAKQNFQVQLDELHGMLEDFILSLTSHLSGSVDDEVEQDQNQSPDPKQSPQSTRRSAFTVKTVNVCRKLTLLIQRCQHLEDSVKLLLGEGGAPPRGRDPDGEDGQKLSDVQRSILHLQADCEKLQEATTLLRDDSRRKHQRIEELYKMTEELSVRKADKQMVEDEIGADKTALENKVSRLQFDTTMEQLNAMFHDLLNKVTDQEQDWHSVMDKLSSEMECKLNRIELDSMKKQLEDRWRNIYKTLQAQDAPEADDAAALRKQLVERFHCLSCDRPVLKRIPTSVTVTLPSFPPFPSRRSRRVYPAEVSRQQYRSERIPELVEYGRMLMSRNCGGSHTSTSTLQRRSGRQHTKLSSLAEADGAGQVDIIGEDGRLYRGRLDLPETRSPDSKLPTIKDSAHRTKDRAKSSASLRPTPSPEGGQTSPVHQPAPSARSPQCSRSEFLRRKTGSRVVERSWKCIYHLVVSGDVGLLEEGA
- the LOC112146097 gene encoding glutamine-rich protein 2 isoform X3, encoding MSERSISLNELLNLSIAPPRMNSVNYSALHALLLAVLQELGIQEQATPWRDFSPRCKAEEFSAPTLEEEKEEEELHITRQGREARGGLPSRIQSLEDGVSEAMALIQDLRTQVETLQQQMISPTDGGEAEEVKKCCVRVEVLEEDVKSLRNAFQSFPDPEQMSRMTRDVLQSVQLSDRGNLQQESSSHLQTADAAEALRTVSLQQEKVGELEARVDALEEDQSQLAELREFIADRGNQEQLMEELNQQRALIESLMSEHDKLDSLEEMLLKPDASEETSDRADADSKELRLQVSHLRRCVHQLEEDLKHLTQRQDLCEETTAKQNFQVQLDELHGMLEDFILSLTSHLSGSVDDEVEQDQNQSPDPKQSPQSTRRSAFTVKTVNVCRKLTLLIQRCQHLEDSVKLLLGEGGAPPRGRDPDGEDGQKLSDVQRSILHLQADCEKLQEATTLLRDDSRRKHQRIEELYKMTEELSVRKADKQMVEDEIGADKTALENKVSRLQFDTTMEQLNAMFHDLLNKVTDQEQDWHSVMDKLSSEMECKLNRIELDSMKKQLEDRWRNIYKTLQAQDAPEADDAAALRKQLVERFHCLSCDRPVLKRIPTSVTVTLPSFPPFPSRRSRRVYPAEVSRQQYRSERIPELVEYGRMLMSRNCGGSHTSTSTLQRRSGRQHTKLSSLAEADGAGQVDIIGEDGRLYRGRLDLPETRSPDSKLPTIKDSAHRTKDRAKSSASLRPTPSPEGGQTSPVHQPAPSARSPQCSRSASSCSGRDWPVSALGCCTSQSSISPASGADSSLDPRGSAPLNL
- the LOC112146097 gene encoding glutamine-rich protein 2 isoform X2, translating into MSERSISLNELLNLSIAPPRMNSVNYSALHALLLAVLQELGIQEQATPWRDFSPRCKAEEFSAPTLEEEKEEEELHITRQGREARGGLPSRIQSLEDGVSEAMALIQDLRTQVETLQQQMISPTDGGEAEEVKKCCVRVEVLEEDVKSLRNAFQSFPDPEQMSRMTRDVLQSVQLSDRGNLQQESSSHLQTADAAEALRTVSLQQEKVGELEARVDALEEDQSQLAELREFIADRGNQEQLMEELNQQRALIESLMSEHDKLDSLEEMLLKPDASEETSDRADADSKELRLQVSHLRRCVHQLEEDLKHLTQRQDLCEETTAKQNFQVQLDELHGMLEDFILSLTSHLSGSVDDEVEQDQNQSPDPKQSPQSTRRSAFTVKTVNVCRKLTLLIQRCQHLEDSVKLLLGEGGAPPRGRDPDGEDGQKLSDVQRSILHLQADCEKLQEATTLLRDDSRRKHQRIEELYKMTEELSVRKADKQMVEDEIGADKTALENKVSRLQFDTTMEQLNAMFHDLLNKVTDQEQDWHSVMDKLSSEMECKLNRIELDSMKKQLEDRWRNIYKTLQAQDAPEADDAAALRKQLVERFHCLSCDRPVLKRIPTSVTVTLPSFPPFPSRRSRRVYPAEVSRQQYRSERIPELVEYGRMLMSRNCGGSHTSTSTLQRRSGRQHTKLSSLAEADGAGQVDIIGEDGRLYRGRLDLPETRSPDSKLPTIKDSAHRTKDRAKSSASLRPTPSPEGGQTSPVHQPAPSARSPQCSRSGESGTGVFTCFCLGRSGWSHGTPLPPCSLQLLWPGLARLGAGMLHVSELHQSGLRRRQQPGSSGQRSAQPVGGGAELYRPDGVA